The following proteins are encoded in a genomic region of Streptomyces lunaelactis:
- a CDS encoding molybdopterin oxidoreductase family protein — translation MSRTAATRTALRICPLCEATCGLTLTIEGTRVTGARGDRDDIFSRGFICPKGASFGELDADPDRLRSPLVRKDGELREASWQEAFDEVAARIRPLIEEYGPNAVGVVLGNPNVHTMAGALYPPVLLSLLRTRNLFTASTLDQMPKHVSSGLLFGDPVAIPVPDLDRTDHLLLLGANPFDSNGSLCTAADFPGKLKALRRRGGTLTVVDPRRTRTAQLADRHIAIRPGADALLLAALAQVLFEEKLTDLGALEAHVEGVGDVEEAVREFTPEAVAAACDMDPEEIRTIARELAAAPTAAVYGRVGSSTVEFGTLTNWLVDVLNVLTGNLDRPGGALFPLSATDRAPRPAAPGKGFALGRWASRVSGHPEAKSELPMAAFAEEIDTPGDGRIRAVISLAANPVLSAPDGDRLDRALAGLDFMVSVDPYLNETSRHADVILPPPPPSQSSHFDFAFNAFAVHNQVRYTPAAIPLEEGRLGESEIQARLVLAVGGLHGAEPSAVDDMVIERTLTKAVADPHSPVHGQDVKELTARLTGRTGPERRLDMMLRLGPYDLSLEALLASPHGIDLGPLRPRIPRLLKTRSGHIELLPAPIAADLPRLRRALEERPGALLLVGRRHLRSNNSWMHNVATLNGGSNRCTLQIHPVDAARLGIEDGAPVRITAEGGELEAPVEITDAVRTGVVSLPHGWGHDRPGTRMSVAAARPGVNVNQLLDGSRLDPLSGTAVLNGFPVELSPLR, via the coding sequence ATGTCCCGCACCGCCGCCACCCGTACCGCCCTGCGCATCTGCCCCCTCTGCGAAGCCACCTGCGGGCTGACCCTCACCATCGAGGGCACCCGTGTCACCGGCGCCCGAGGCGACCGTGACGACATCTTCAGCCGTGGCTTCATCTGCCCCAAGGGCGCCTCCTTCGGGGAGCTCGACGCCGACCCCGACCGACTGCGCAGCCCCCTCGTACGCAAGGACGGCGAGCTCCGGGAGGCGAGCTGGCAGGAGGCTTTCGACGAGGTCGCGGCCCGGATCAGGCCGCTGATAGAGGAGTACGGGCCGAACGCCGTCGGCGTCGTCCTCGGCAACCCCAACGTCCACACCATGGCCGGCGCGCTCTATCCCCCCGTACTGCTCTCCCTGCTGCGCACCCGCAACCTGTTCACCGCCAGCACCCTGGACCAGATGCCCAAGCACGTCTCGAGCGGGCTGCTCTTCGGCGACCCCGTCGCCATCCCCGTCCCGGACCTGGACCGCACCGACCATCTGCTGCTCCTCGGCGCCAACCCCTTCGACTCCAACGGCAGCCTGTGCACCGCCGCCGACTTCCCCGGCAAGCTCAAGGCGCTGCGCCGACGCGGCGGCACGCTCACGGTCGTCGACCCGCGCCGCACCCGCACCGCGCAGCTCGCCGACCGGCACATCGCCATCCGTCCCGGCGCGGACGCCCTGCTGCTCGCCGCCCTCGCGCAGGTGCTCTTCGAGGAGAAGCTCACCGATCTCGGAGCGCTGGAGGCGCATGTCGAGGGTGTGGGTGACGTCGAGGAAGCGGTACGGGAGTTCACCCCGGAGGCCGTCGCCGCCGCCTGCGACATGGACCCGGAGGAGATCCGTACGATCGCCCGGGAGCTCGCCGCCGCGCCGACCGCCGCCGTGTACGGACGCGTCGGCAGCAGCACCGTCGAGTTCGGCACCCTCACCAACTGGCTGGTCGACGTCCTCAACGTGCTCACCGGCAATCTCGACCGCCCGGGCGGCGCCCTGTTCCCGCTCTCCGCCACCGACCGCGCACCCCGCCCCGCCGCCCCCGGCAAGGGCTTCGCGCTCGGCCGCTGGGCCAGCAGGGTCAGCGGACACCCCGAGGCCAAGAGCGAACTGCCGATGGCCGCCTTCGCCGAGGAGATCGACACCCCCGGGGACGGGCGGATCCGCGCGGTGATCTCGCTCGCCGCCAACCCCGTGCTCTCCGCCCCCGACGGCGACCGCCTCGACCGCGCACTGGCCGGACTCGACTTCATGGTCAGCGTCGACCCGTATCTCAATGAGACCTCGCGGCACGCGGATGTGATCCTGCCCCCGCCGCCGCCCTCCCAGAGCTCCCACTTCGACTTCGCCTTCAACGCCTTCGCCGTGCACAACCAGGTCCGGTACACCCCTGCGGCGATCCCCCTGGAGGAGGGCCGGCTCGGCGAGAGCGAGATCCAGGCCCGGCTGGTGCTCGCCGTGGGCGGACTGCACGGCGCGGAGCCGTCGGCCGTCGACGACATGGTCATCGAGCGCACGCTCACCAAGGCCGTAGCCGACCCGCACTCCCCGGTCCACGGCCAGGACGTCAAGGAGCTCACCGCGCGGCTCACCGGCCGCACCGGACCGGAGCGGCGACTCGACATGATGCTGCGCCTCGGCCCGTACGACCTCAGCCTCGAGGCGCTGCTCGCCAGCCCGCACGGCATCGACCTCGGCCCGCTGCGGCCCCGTATCCCGCGACTCCTGAAGACCCGCAGCGGACACATCGAGCTGCTGCCGGCACCCATCGCCGCCGATCTGCCCAGGCTCCGGCGCGCCCTGGAGGAGCGGCCCGGCGCTCTCCTGCTCGTCGGCCGGCGTCATCTGCGCTCCAACAACAGCTGGATGCACAACGTCGCCACCCTCAACGGCGGTTCGAACCGCTGCACCCTCCAGATCCACCCCGTCGACGCGGCACGGCTGGGCATCGAGGACGGAGCCCCGGTGCGTATCACCGCCGAAGGAGGGGAGCTGGAGGCGCCGGTGGAGATCACCGACGCCGTACGGACCGGAGTGGTGAGCCTGCCGCACGGCTGGGGACACGACCGTCCCGGCACCCGGATGTCGGTGGCCGCCGCGCGCCCCGGGGTCAATGTCAATCAGCTGCTCGACGGCTCCCGGCTCGACCCGCTGTCCGGCACCGCTGTGCTCAACGGCTTCCCCGTCGAGCTATCACCTCTGCGATGA
- a CDS encoding TetR/AcrR family transcriptional regulator, producing the protein MEPVSPASPAPHLRRTPVQQRSAERLTRILDACAALLDESGYEELSTRGVAARAGVPIGSVYRFFGNKRALADALAHRNLDSYAERISGRLAELPAGDWRGALDAVLDEYVAMKRTMPGFALIDFGYRIPLGAPAAGANHEVADLLAELLAGHVGRSADEELRRAVLVSVEAADALLQLAFRVEAAGDEAIVAETREMLRAYLARLLD; encoded by the coding sequence ATGGAGCCCGTGTCCCCAGCGAGCCCTGCCCCGCATCTCCGCCGTACGCCCGTACAGCAGCGCAGCGCCGAGCGGCTGACCCGGATACTGGACGCCTGCGCCGCACTCCTCGACGAATCCGGTTACGAGGAGCTGTCCACCCGGGGGGTGGCCGCGCGAGCGGGTGTGCCTATCGGCTCCGTCTACCGCTTCTTCGGTAATAAGCGTGCCCTCGCCGACGCGCTCGCCCACCGCAATCTGGACAGCTACGCCGAGCGGATCAGTGGCCGTCTCGCCGAGCTGCCCGCGGGCGACTGGCGCGGCGCGCTCGACGCCGTACTGGACGAGTACGTGGCGATGAAGCGGACCATGCCCGGCTTCGCGCTGATCGACTTCGGCTACCGGATCCCGTTGGGCGCGCCCGCGGCCGGGGCGAACCACGAGGTCGCCGACCTGCTCGCCGAGCTGCTCGCGGGACATGTCGGCCGCAGCGCCGACGAGGAGCTGCGCCGCGCGGTCCTGGTCTCCGTGGAGGCGGCGGACGCGCTGCTGCAACTTGCGTTCCGGGTGGAGGCGGCGGGGGACGAGGCGATCGTGGCGGAGACGCGGGAGATGCTGCGCGCGTATCTGGCGAGACTGCTGGACTGA
- the hmgA gene encoding homogentisate 1,2-dioxygenase, whose product MSGIEQARKTAQGLGYLAGFGNEHSSEAVPGALPHGRNSPQRAPLGLYAEQLSGSAFTEPRAGNRRSWLYRIRPSAAHPPFVRVDNGRLRSAPFTEAVPDPNRLRWNPLPEPAAGTDWLAGLWTLGGNGDATQRTGMAVHLYHANSPMIDRVFSDSDGELLIVPERGGLLLRTELGLLAARPGEVALVPRGVRFRVELLDESARGYVCENYGQPFQLPDLGPIGANGLANARDFLTPVAAYEDVERPVEVVNKFCGNLWAATYDHSPLDVVAWHGNHVPYVYDLRRFNVLGSISYDHPDPSIFTVLTSPSDTPGLAGVDFVVFAPRWLVGEDTFRPPYFHRNVMSEYMGLIEGAYDAKAEGFVPGGGSLHNMMSAHGPDRETFDRASAAELKPQKIDDGLAFMFETRWPLTATGQAAGADHLQKGYDDVWQGLERHFRS is encoded by the coding sequence ATGAGCGGCATCGAGCAGGCGCGGAAGACGGCCCAGGGTCTTGGGTACCTGGCCGGCTTCGGCAATGAACACAGCTCGGAGGCCGTGCCTGGCGCGCTTCCGCACGGACGCAATTCGCCGCAGCGCGCGCCGCTCGGGCTGTACGCGGAGCAGCTGAGCGGCTCGGCCTTCACCGAGCCGCGCGCCGGCAACCGCCGCTCGTGGCTGTACCGGATCCGCCCCTCGGCGGCGCATCCGCCGTTCGTACGCGTCGACAACGGCCGGCTGCGCAGCGCACCCTTCACCGAGGCGGTGCCCGACCCCAACCGGCTGCGCTGGAACCCGTTGCCGGAGCCCGCGGCCGGCACGGACTGGCTGGCCGGTCTGTGGACGCTCGGCGGAAACGGCGACGCGACGCAGCGCACCGGCATGGCCGTGCACCTCTACCACGCCAACTCCCCCATGATCGATCGGGTGTTCAGCGACTCGGACGGCGAGCTGCTGATCGTGCCCGAGCGGGGCGGCCTGCTGCTCCGTACGGAACTCGGGCTGCTCGCCGCCCGGCCGGGCGAGGTGGCGCTGGTCCCTCGCGGGGTGCGGTTCCGCGTGGAGCTCCTTGACGAGAGCGCGCGGGGGTACGTCTGCGAGAACTACGGGCAGCCGTTCCAGCTGCCCGATCTGGGCCCGATCGGCGCGAACGGGCTCGCCAACGCCCGGGACTTCCTCACGCCGGTGGCCGCGTACGAGGACGTGGAGCGGCCGGTCGAGGTCGTCAACAAGTTCTGCGGGAACCTCTGGGCCGCGACGTACGACCACTCGCCGCTCGATGTCGTCGCCTGGCACGGCAACCATGTTCCGTACGTCTACGACCTGCGGCGCTTCAATGTGCTCGGCAGCATCAGCTACGACCACCCGGATCCGTCGATCTTCACGGTTCTGACCTCTCCCTCGGACACGCCCGGTCTCGCGGGCGTCGACTTTGTGGTGTTCGCGCCGCGCTGGCTGGTCGGCGAGGACACGTTCCGGCCGCCGTACTTCCACCGCAACGTGATGAGCGAGTACATGGGGCTCATCGAGGGCGCGTACGACGCCAAGGCGGAGGGCTTTGTCCCCGGAGGCGGGTCGCTGCACAACATGATGTCCGCGCACGGTCCGGACCGGGAGACCTTCGACCGGGCGAGCGCGGCCGAGCTGAAGCCGCAGAAGATCGACGACGGGCTTGCGTTCATGTTCGAGACGCGGTGGCCGCTGACGGCGACCGGGCAGGCGGCGGGCGCGGACCATCTGCAGAAGGGGTACGACGACGTGTGGCAGGGTCTTGAACGCCACTTCCGGTCGTAG
- a CDS encoding GntR family transcriptional regulator: MTAFAPDSLVLNRKLPLWYQVSQSLRASILGRAPEASLRLPTEEQLAAHYGVSVLTMRQALKELEEEGLISRHRRRGTFIEPGARRGAPRRLLGSIDAIVAQQSGERTTILAHGPTPVPGELAEYFPGVAEVVMYKRLRCDGESGEPTNWAENAVRPEVAARLDVADLERWPMTKVLRDAVGVRISRITDTVEARLADPPTAELLRVPLLSPILHYTGVTYDEAGRVVDVARIRYRGDRFSFSVTVDAE, translated from the coding sequence GTGACCGCCTTCGCTCCCGACTCGCTGGTCCTGAACCGCAAGCTGCCGCTGTGGTACCAGGTCTCGCAGTCGCTGCGTGCCTCGATACTCGGCCGGGCGCCCGAGGCGTCTCTGCGGCTGCCCACCGAGGAGCAGCTCGCCGCGCACTACGGCGTCAGTGTGCTGACCATGCGCCAGGCCCTCAAAGAACTGGAGGAGGAGGGCCTGATCAGCCGGCACCGGCGGCGCGGGACCTTCATCGAACCGGGGGCGAGGCGGGGTGCGCCGAGGCGGCTGCTGGGCTCGATCGACGCGATCGTGGCACAGCAGTCGGGCGAACGGACGACGATCCTGGCGCACGGTCCCACGCCGGTGCCGGGCGAGCTGGCGGAGTACTTCCCGGGTGTGGCGGAGGTCGTGATGTACAAGCGGCTGCGGTGCGACGGGGAGAGCGGCGAGCCGACGAACTGGGCGGAGAACGCGGTGCGTCCGGAGGTGGCGGCGCGTCTCGACGTCGCCGACCTGGAGCGCTGGCCGATGACGAAGGTGCTGCGGGACGCGGTGGGCGTACGGATCAGCAGGATCACGGACACGGTGGAGGCGCGGCTGGCGGATCCGCCGACGGCGGAGCTGCTTAGGGTGCCGTTGCTGAGCCCGATACTGCACTACACGGGGGTGACGTACGACGAGGCGGGACGGGTGGTGGATGTGGCCCGGATCCGGTACCGGGGGGACCGGTTCTCGTTCTCGGTAACGGTCGACGCGGAGTGA
- a CDS encoding type ISP restriction/modification enzyme, with translation MPMLDQLMPWGAAPLRLGRGGVMSPDPASLKGRWDALVKAEGGEREALFRATRARTPRSAVSQLPGQSTGTGRFFREDGRCPAPVRVLHGAFDEQWLIPDHRLIDAARPELWRVADQRQVFVVEQGYVAEASGPAVVASALLPDGRSPAGRPGRIRPLYRRPGGLEPNLAPGLLPLLRSRYGREVDAGDMAGWIVAAARSAPGGCVVPLPADPHIWLSGVELGRRMLEIQLRGARGDERPRLPGGRRPYVRAAVPARPDAIAYDADEQALSLGGGRISPVPREAWDFEVGGVRVLELWFERRTAEVEPGTLEAIRPASWPQEWTSELLELITVLALLGELRQGEFEVGAEITPGELAGVLPPPAAARRPASVLDHHEEGPEGQFALL, from the coding sequence ATGCCGATGCTGGACCAGCTCATGCCGTGGGGCGCGGCTCCCCTGCGGTTGGGGCGGGGGGGGGTGATGAGCCCCGATCCCGCCTCGCTCAAGGGTCGGTGGGATGCCCTCGTGAAGGCCGAGGGCGGCGAGCGCGAGGCGCTCTTCCGGGCCACCCGGGCGCGTACGCCTCGCAGTGCCGTCAGCCAGCTGCCCGGGCAGTCCACCGGAACCGGCAGGTTCTTCCGCGAGGACGGACGGTGTCCCGCGCCCGTGCGTGTCCTGCACGGGGCCTTCGACGAGCAGTGGCTGATACCCGACCACCGGCTCATCGACGCCGCTCGGCCGGAGTTGTGGCGCGTCGCCGACCAGCGGCAGGTCTTCGTGGTGGAGCAGGGGTACGTCGCGGAAGCGTCGGGACCCGCCGTGGTGGCGTCGGCGTTGTTGCCCGACGGGCGCTCGCCTGCCGGAAGGCCCGGACGGATTCGGCCGCTCTACCGGCGGCCCGGTGGTCTCGAGCCGAATCTCGCCCCTGGACTGCTCCCGTTGTTGCGCTCGCGGTACGGGCGTGAGGTCGATGCCGGCGACATGGCCGGCTGGATCGTTGCGGCCGCGAGGTCCGCGCCGGGCGGTTGTGTCGTACCGCTGCCCGCCGACCCGCATATATGGCTGAGCGGCGTGGAGTTGGGGCGGCGGATGCTGGAGATCCAGCTGCGCGGGGCCCGCGGTGATGAACGGCCCAGGCTGCCCGGTGGCCGGCGGCCGTATGTGCGGGCGGCTGTGCCCGCCCGGCCCGACGCGATCGCCTACGACGCCGATGAGCAGGCCCTCAGTCTCGGCGGGGGCCGCATCTCCCCCGTACCGCGTGAGGCCTGGGACTTCGAGGTCGGTGGCGTACGCGTGCTCGAGCTCTGGTTCGAGCGGCGGACCGCCGAGGTCGAGCCCGGCACGCTGGAGGCGATCCGGCCCGCGTCGTGGCCGCAGGAGTGGACCTCCGAGCTGCTGGAGCTCATCACCGTGCTGGCCTTGCTGGGTGAACTGCGGCAGGGGGAATTCGAGGTGGGGGCCGAGATCACGCCGGGCGAGCTGGCCGGTGTGCTGCCGCCGCCCGCCGCCGCCCGGCGGCCCGCCTCCGTGCTGGACCATCACGAAGAGGGGCCGGAAGGTCAGTTCGCGCTGCTCTGA
- a CDS encoding CaiB/BaiF CoA transferase family protein, with product MNHQPLPLDGITVVAVEQAVSAPFATRQLADLGARVIKIERPDGGDFARGYDTAARGLASHFVWCNRGKESLAVDLKDPRGIEIVRQLLADADVFVQNLAQGAAARLGLDAAALCAELPRLIAVDISGYGAEGPYAHKRAYDMLVQCEAGLVSVTGTALHPVKAGIPAADIAAAMYAFSGVLAALLRRGTTGRGGPVEISMLESLAEWMGHPLNYGMHGGEAPARTGVAHAVISPYDAYATADGGQVLLSVQNDREWRRLAEQVLGRPELGEDPVFATNTARTANRERTDAAVAEALAALDTPEAIRRLEAAGIACARLNTVRDVAEHPQLAARDRWREVDSPVGPLRALLPPINLPGDAEARMGAVPALGEHTDALLRALGMTDEGTAALRRDGVIA from the coding sequence ATGAACCATCAGCCCCTGCCCCTCGACGGGATCACGGTCGTCGCCGTCGAACAGGCCGTCTCGGCGCCCTTCGCCACCCGTCAGCTCGCCGATCTCGGCGCCCGCGTCATCAAGATCGAGCGCCCGGACGGCGGTGACTTCGCGCGCGGCTATGACACCGCCGCCCGCGGGCTCGCCTCGCACTTCGTCTGGTGCAACCGCGGCAAGGAGTCCCTGGCCGTCGATCTCAAGGACCCGCGCGGTATTGAGATCGTGCGTCAACTGCTCGCGGACGCCGATGTGTTCGTGCAGAACCTCGCACAGGGCGCGGCCGCGCGGCTCGGTCTGGACGCGGCCGCACTGTGCGCCGAGCTCCCGCGGCTGATCGCCGTGGACATCTCCGGATACGGCGCGGAGGGTCCGTACGCGCACAAGCGGGCGTACGACATGCTCGTGCAGTGCGAGGCGGGCCTGGTGTCGGTGACCGGGACGGCGCTGCACCCGGTCAAGGCGGGCATTCCCGCGGCCGACATCGCGGCCGCGATGTACGCCTTCTCGGGAGTGCTCGCGGCGCTGCTGCGGCGGGGCACCACAGGCCGCGGCGGGCCGGTGGAGATCTCGATGCTGGAGTCGCTCGCCGAGTGGATGGGGCATCCGCTGAACTACGGGATGCATGGAGGTGAGGCCCCGGCGCGCACCGGGGTCGCACACGCCGTCATCTCCCCGTACGACGCCTATGCGACGGCGGATGGCGGGCAGGTGCTGCTGTCGGTGCAGAACGACCGGGAGTGGCGCCGACTGGCCGAACAGGTGCTTGGGCGGCCGGAGTTGGGCGAGGATCCGGTCTTCGCCACCAATACCGCCCGTACGGCGAACCGCGAGAGGACGGATGCGGCGGTGGCCGAGGCGCTGGCCGCGCTGGACACTCCGGAGGCGATCCGCCGGCTGGAGGCGGCGGGCATCGCCTGCGCCCGGCTCAACACCGTGCGGGATGTGGCCGAGCATCCGCAGCTCGCGGCGCGGGACCGGTGGCGGGAAGTGGATTCACCGGTCGGGCCGCTGCGGGCCCTGCTGCCGCCCATCAACCTGCCGGGCGATGCCGAGGCGCGGATGGGAGCGGTTCCCGCGCTCGGCGAGCACACCGACGCGCTGCTGAGGGCCCTGGGAATGACGGATGAGGGGACAGCGGCGCTGCGCCGGGACGGTGTGATCGCCTGA
- a CDS encoding DUF4331 domain-containing protein: MTAISSSGRGLKRLAALTCVALATGGLVASGVTGAEPGTARASSHREAPLISGQPQYDNTDVYAFVSPDKPDTTTLVANWLPFEEPGGGPNFYKFANDAQYDVHIDSDGDAQGDLIYRWTFKDHVKNGNTFLFNTGPVTSIDDPDLNITQTYDIEMLRLKNQRVMHSTKIADDLPVAPSNVGKASMPDYQSLRDQAVKQIAGGSTAFAGQADDPFFADLRVFDLLYGGNLSEVGNDTLKGYSVNSIALQVPTAYIRQSEKQPIVGIWSTTQRKSASGHWAQVSRLGMPLVNEVVIPVKDKDKFNASHPWNDGDFLKFVTQPELPKLIEGIYKIKAPAEPRNDLVSVFLTGVDKLNKPPHVRPAEALRLNTSIPPSAEPKRLGVLDGDNAGFPNGRRLTDDVLDIALQVVEGELVGAKNDLGDAVNENDQKFTGSFPYLALPTAGSRGPLAKDGAAKDAQGNLLSGGASSASSGSDFTDNTLIASAVAAGAGVLLVTLGLNWWRMRRRNAYR; this comes from the coding sequence ATGACCGCAATCAGCAGCAGCGGGCGGGGGCTCAAGAGGCTCGCCGCACTCACCTGCGTGGCGCTGGCCACCGGAGGCCTGGTGGCCTCCGGCGTGACCGGCGCGGAGCCGGGCACGGCCCGCGCCTCCAGCCACCGTGAAGCCCCGCTGATCTCCGGGCAGCCTCAGTACGACAACACGGACGTGTACGCGTTCGTCAGCCCCGACAAGCCCGACACCACCACGCTCGTCGCCAACTGGCTGCCGTTCGAGGAGCCGGGCGGCGGCCCGAACTTCTACAAGTTCGCCAATGACGCGCAGTACGACGTCCACATCGACAGCGACGGCGACGCCCAGGGCGACCTGATCTACCGGTGGACCTTCAAGGACCACGTCAAGAACGGCAATACGTTCCTGTTCAACACCGGTCCCGTCACCTCGATCGACGACCCGGACCTCAACATCACGCAGACGTACGACATCGAGATGCTGAGGCTGAAGAACCAGCGTGTGATGCATTCCACGAAGATCGCCGACGATCTGCCGGTGGCACCGTCGAACGTGGGCAAGGCGTCCATGCCGGACTATCAGAGCCTGCGCGACCAGGCCGTGAAGCAGATCGCGGGCGGATCCACGGCGTTCGCGGGTCAGGCGGACGATCCCTTCTTCGCGGACCTGCGCGTCTTCGACCTGCTCTACGGCGGGAACCTCTCCGAGGTCGGCAACGACACGCTCAAGGGCTACAGCGTCAACTCCATCGCCCTGCAGGTGCCGACCGCGTACATCCGGCAGTCGGAGAAGCAGCCGATCGTCGGCATCTGGTCCACCACCCAGCGCAAGAGCGCGAGCGGTCACTGGGCGCAGGTGTCCCGGCTCGGTATGCCGCTGGTCAACGAGGTCGTCATCCCCGTGAAGGACAAGGACAAGTTCAACGCGTCCCACCCGTGGAACGACGGCGACTTCCTGAAGTTCGTCACCCAGCCCGAGCTGCCGAAGCTGATCGAGGGCATCTACAAGATCAAGGCCCCGGCCGAACCGCGCAATGACCTCGTCTCGGTGTTCCTGACCGGCGTCGACAAGCTCAACAAGCCGCCACACGTCCGCCCCGCCGAGGCACTGCGGCTCAACACCTCCATCCCGCCGAGCGCCGAGCCCAAGCGGCTGGGTGTGCTGGACGGCGACAACGCCGGATTCCCCAACGGGCGGCGTCTGACGGACGACGTCCTGGACATCGCACTCCAGGTCGTCGAGGGCGAACTGGTCGGCGCGAAGAACGACTTGGGTGACGCGGTCAACGAGAACGACCAGAAGTTCACCGGGTCCTTCCCGTATCTGGCGCTGCCGACGGCAGGCTCGCGGGGTCCGCTCGCCAAGGACGGCGCGGCCAAGGACGCCCAGGGCAACCTGCTCAGCGGGGGCGCATCGTCCGCCTCCTCCGGCAGTGACTTCACCGACAACACGCTGATCGCCTCCGCGGTCGCCGCGGGTGCGGGCGTACTGCTTGTCACGCTGGGGCTGAACTGGTGGCGGATGCGGCGCCGGAACGCGTACCGCTGA
- a CDS encoding tetratricopeptide repeat protein — MSLRRAPGTTAAGGRDPGGRETGPRFGAGRLVGVLLPSGVLAVALTVGIVVSGGAGDEPPAARTAAPVGDAPFERIGTGDLARGVTGLQAHVRAQPKDARGWAALGAAYVEQARTSGDPTRYPQADKALARSMALRPQDNDTALAGRAALAAARHDFRGALRESEAALKINPFSERALASRIDALVELGSYPKALAAAKEADGRRPGIPVFTRYAYVLELRGDIAGARRVLGAALNSASSPGDTAYVATALGQLEWSQGAYAPALRYFTTALDADPAYLSALEGRARTQAARGDSKGAVSGLEAVVDRLPLPGQLVALGELYEAGGRMSDARAQYELIGTWTELARANGVDTDLDTALALADHGDRAEALKAARAEWSERRTVHTADALAWSLHVNGRSAEALPYLATSAPAGCRNALFLYHRGMIERATGRTAAARVSLAAALKINPGFSPTGSRAASAALKALEAS, encoded by the coding sequence ATGTCCCTGCGAAGGGCGCCAGGAACGACCGCGGCCGGCGGCCGCGACCCGGGGGGCCGGGAGACCGGCCCCCGGTTCGGGGCAGGCAGGCTGGTGGGCGTGCTCCTGCCCTCCGGGGTGCTGGCCGTCGCCCTGACCGTGGGCATCGTCGTGTCCGGCGGTGCGGGCGATGAGCCCCCGGCGGCCCGCACCGCCGCACCCGTCGGGGACGCGCCGTTCGAGCGGATCGGCACCGGTGACCTCGCCCGCGGGGTCACCGGCCTCCAGGCCCATGTGCGGGCTCAGCCCAAGGATGCGCGGGGGTGGGCGGCCCTGGGCGCCGCCTATGTCGAGCAGGCCAGGACCAGCGGCGACCCGACCAGGTATCCGCAGGCCGACAAGGCGCTGGCCCGTTCCATGGCGCTCCGGCCGCAGGACAATGACACGGCACTCGCGGGTCGTGCCGCGCTCGCGGCGGCGCGGCACGACTTCCGCGGCGCGCTGCGCGAGTCGGAGGCCGCGCTGAAGATCAACCCGTTCAGCGAACGCGCGCTCGCCTCCCGGATCGACGCGCTCGTCGAACTGGGCAGCTATCCAAAGGCGTTGGCGGCGGCCAAGGAGGCCGACGGCCGCCGCCCCGGCATCCCCGTCTTCACGCGCTACGCGTATGTGCTGGAGCTGCGCGGCGACATCGCCGGTGCCCGCCGGGTGCTCGGCGCCGCGCTGAACTCGGCCTCGTCCCCCGGCGACACAGCGTATGTGGCGACCGCTCTGGGCCAGCTGGAGTGGAGTCAGGGGGCGTACGCCCCGGCGCTCAGGTACTTCACGACGGCGCTCGACGCGGACCCGGCGTATCTGTCCGCGCTCGAGGGCCGGGCCCGCACCCAGGCCGCGCGCGGCGACAGCAAGGGCGCGGTGTCCGGGCTCGAAGCGGTGGTGGACCGGCTGCCGCTGCCGGGACAGCTCGTGGCTCTGGGTGAGCTTTACGAGGCGGGGGGCCGCATGTCCGATGCCCGCGCGCAGTACGAACTCATCGGCACCTGGACCGAGTTGGCCCGCGCCAACGGCGTGGACACCGATCTGGACACCGCTCTGGCGCTGGCCGACCACGGCGACAGGGCCGAGGCGCTCAAGGCGGCGCGCGCCGAGTGGAGCGAGCGCAGGACCGTACACACGGCCGACGCGCTCGCGTGGTCGCTGCACGTCAACGGCCGTTCCGCGGAAGCCCTCCCGTACCTGGCCACGTCGGCGCCGGCCGGCTGCCGCAACGCGCTGTTCCTGTACCACCGCGGCATGATCGAACGCGCCACGGGCCGGACGGCGGCCGCCCGCGTCTCGCTCGCCGCGGCGCTGAAGATCAACCCCGGCTTCTCACCGACCGGTTCACGCGCGGCCAGTGCCGCGCTGAAGGCACTGGAGGCGTCATGA